Sequence from the Halobaculum rubrum genome:
GCGATCGCCTCGATCAGCGCTCGTGAATCCGCATCCGCACTGGTTGCGTCGGCCGGGTTGTGATACTCGCTTGCAGATTCGCCTCGAGGTCGACCGGGTCCACCACCTCGAACGCGAACCGGCGCAGCAGCGTCGCGAGGATCAGCTTTGTCTCCAGCAGCGCGAAGCGGTCGCCGACGCACCGGCGCGGCCCCGAGGAGAACGGGAAGTACGCCAGCGGGTGTAGCTCTCGTTCCATCTCGTCGGTCCACCGCTCGGGCCGAAACGCGAGCGGGTCGTCGTAGTGGGCGGGATCGCGGTGAACGACCCACTGGCTGATCGCCACCGGTGTTCCCTCCGGGATCCGGTAGCCGCCGAGTTCAACGTCCTCGGTCGGCTCCCGGAGGATCCCGTGCACCGGCGGGAGCAGTCGCATCGACTCGGTAACGACCTGATCGAGGTACTCGAGATCGCGGACGGTGTCGAAGCCGGCGGGCTCGTCGCCGAGTTCGGCCTCCAGTTCGTCGAGGAGCCGTTGCTCGATATCGGGATGACGAGCGAGCAGGTGAAGCGTGAACGTCAGCGACAGCGCCGTCGTCTCGTGGCCCGCCAAAAGCAGCGTCTTCACCTCGTCGCGAACCTGTTCGGCGGCCATCTGCTCGCCGTCCTCGTCTTCAGCGGTGAGGAGTGCCGAGACCACGTCGGCGTCGGGCGCGATCTCGCCCTCACGTAGCGCGCGACGCTTCTCGTCGACCAGTTCGTCGACGATGCGGTCGAGCGAGGCGACCGCCTCGCGGAGCTTCTCTCGGCCGAGCGTCGGTACCGACGCCGGAAGGAGATCGAGCAGGCTGCCGCCCGCGGACTGCTCCATCACGGTGTCGAGCGCGCCGCCGATCGCGGGCGTACGGTCGCGGATGTCGACGCCCATCAGCGCGCGGGCGACGATGTCGAGGGTCAGCCCCATCATGTCGCGGTGGACGTCGCGGACCTCGCCGTCGTCCCAGCGGGCGCTCGTCCGCTCGGTCGTCTCGACCATCATGTCGGCGTAGCCCGCGATGCGGTCGGGCGTGAACGCCGGCTGGATCAGGTGTCGCTGCCGGCGCCAGAAGTCGCCCTCGCTGTTGAGCAGGCCGTTGCCGAGCACCGGCCGGAGCTGCTGCTGGAACAGATCTCCCTTCACGTACTGCTGGTTCTCGGAGACGAGCACGCGCTGGATTGCGTCCGGGTCGGTCAGGAGGAACACGTCCTGACCGAGGATCCGGTAGCGCGCGACGCCGCCGTATTCGGCGGCGACGCGGTCGCGGAAGGCGAAGAAGTCCCGTTGGTTCTCCAGGAACGAGCCGAGGACGGGCAATCCGTCGGGGCCAGGGGCGGCTTCTGGGGGGCGTGCGGTGGAGAGATCCGTGTCGCTCATGTCGGAGGTTACACGCCAGCCGCCCATAGCGGTTGGTGAACGCGGGGTCGGTTCCGTGGAGTTGTCGACGGCCGCGGCGGTACCTCAGAACGCCGCCTCCAACACCGCCCGCGCGTCCGCTTCCGTGAGGTCGTACCCATCGGACGCGTACGACAGCAGCGAGTCGGCGGCGGCCACGCGCGCGGCCTCGTTGATTCCCCCCTCGTCGACGCCGTCGATCGCCGACAGCGACGCCGGCAGACCGAGGGCGTCGCGGACGCGTTCGACTTCGGCGATCGCTTGTTCGACCGTTCCGACCTCGAACGCCGCTGTCAGCATCGAGAGGTCGACGCCGGCGTCGGCCATCGCCCGCAGCGCGTGAGGTGCGACCGCCGCGTGTGCGAGCCCCTGCTGGATGCCGAACGCGTCGCGCAGGCCGTGGCCGAACGCGTGGATGGCGTTGATCGTCATCTCGCCCGGCCGCGAGATACCGTACTGCGCGAGCACGACGCCGGCGACCGCGCGGTCCATCGCCGCCGCGTCGTCGGTCATCTCGGGGAGTCCCTCCGCCAGCAGCCGAACTGCCCGGGTCGCAGTGGCGTCGGTGACGGCCGTTCGGTTCCGGGAGTACAGCGACTCGATCGCCTTGTCGAAGCCGTTCATCGCCGACCCCGCGAGCACGCCCTCGGGCGTCGTCTCGAACAGCGCCGGATCGTAGAACAGCGCCTCCGGAATCAGTTCGCGGCCGCCGACGCCCGTCGAGACCATCTCCGTGCCCCCGGTGCCGTCGTCGACCTCGGCGGCGATACCGGCGATGACCGACAGGTCCGCGCCCGCGAGGGTCGTCGGCACCGGGAACAGCGGCGTCAGGGTTGCGGGGTCGTCCGGGGTCGCGATCCCTCCGGTTTCGACCACTTCCTCGCGGGTTTGATCGAGCGACAGACCGCGGGCGCGCAGCACCGACGCGACCGTCGCCACGTCGAGGCTGGAGCCGCCCCCCACGGGGACGAACGCGTCGACGCCCAGCGCGTCGGCTCGTTCGACGGCGCGGGCGGCCTCCCGCAGGCGCTTGTCGGGCGTCGTCCCTGCGAACACCTCCGCGAGGCGGTCGCCGAGGCCGTCGCCGACGGCGTCCATCAACTCGGCGTTGCCGGCGACGTTCGAGCCGCAGACGACGAGCGCGGCCTCGCGGTCGCGCTCGTCGAGCGCGTCGCCGATGTCGGCGATACAGCCGCGGCCGTAGTGGATCGCGCCGGGGTCGTAGTCGAACGCGAACGGCGGCGTGTCGAGCGCGGACATGTGGTCGAGCGTCGGCCGCCCGGGCGAAAACGGCATCGGCGGCGGAAGTCGTCGGCGCGGTCCGGTAAGTTTCCGCGCTGGCAGACGCGGTTCGACGCGGGTCGGCCGGCGTCGTTCGTTCGCGTTGTCGACCGACTACCGATCGCTTTGGTCCCGTTCTGTCCCGGTTCGATCACGGATACCGAGGGTTGTCCCCGGGACAGAGGTACCCCTATTGCCGTGGCCGGGGTACTGTCGGCTCACACCATGACACAGTTCGACCGACGAACGGCGTCGAAGCTCAGTATCGTTACGACGGTGGTCGACGCGGCGATGGCGTTCGCCCGCGGCCGACGCAAGGAGGCGCTCGTGCTCCTCGGTGCGGCGGCGCTCTCCACGCGCGTGCCCGGACTCGGAACGGCCGTCTCCCTGCTCTCGCGGGTAGTCCGTCGGGTCAGGTGAGTCGCTCGGGCTATCGGCTCCGGTGAACCGCCCGGATCGACGGACCCCCCGAACAGGTCCGACCGCCGACGCAACTCGCCCTCGGCGGCCCCTACTCGGTCGAGACGGCCGCGCCGAGGTCGGCCATCGCCTCGAAGAACCCGGGGAACGACACGTCGACGTGCTCGGCGCCGGTGACGGTCGTCTCGCCGTCGGCGACGAGACCGGCGACCGTCAGCGCCATCACGAGGCGGTGGTCGCCGCGGCCGTGGACGGTCGCGCCGCCGAGCGTCGAGTCGCCGCCGTGGACCGTCAGCGAGTCCCGCTTCTCGGTCACCTCGGCGCCCAGCCTCTCCAGCGACTCGGCCATCGCGGCGACGCGGTCGGTCTCCTTGTAGCGGACGTGCTCGGCGTTCACGATCCGTGTTTCGCCGTCGGCGACGGCGCCCAACACGGCGATCGTGGGGAGCAGGTCGGGCGTGTCACCCACGTCGACCTCGACGCCCGAGAGCGACGACGCGCGGACGGCGATCTCGCCGGCGTCCTCGTCCCAGTCGATGTCGGCGCCCATCCGGTCGAGGATGTCGACGATGGCGGAGTCGCCCTGCGCGCTCGGGCGGGCGCCCCCGACGACGACCGCCTCGCCCTCCGCGGCGGCGACGGCGCCCGCCGCGAGCAGGTACGACATCGAGGAGAAGTCGCCGGGGACGGCGTACTCGTCGGCCTCGTAGGACTGCCCGCCTGGCACCCGAAAGCCCGTCTCCGTGCGCTCGGTGTCGACGCCGAAGTCGGCGAGCACCTCGCGGGTGATCTCGACGTACGGCGCCGATTTGAGCTCGGTTTCCAGGTCGATCTCGATCCCCTCGTCGGTGACCGCACCGGCCATCAGCAGGGCGGTGACGAACTGCGAGGAGACGTCGCCGGGGATGGCGACCGTCCCGCCGGCCATCGCGTCGCCGACGACGAGCGGCGCCCGCCCGTTTCGGCGGGTCGACTCCGCGCGTCCCCCGAGCGATTCGACGGCGTCAAGGAGCGGCCCCTGGGGTCGCGAGCGCAACGACTCGTCCCCGGTGAGGATCGCGAGGCCGTCGGTCAGCCCCGCGGCGGCGGTGACGAGTCGCATCGTCGTCCCGGAGTTCGCGCAGTCGATCACGTCGTCGGGAGTGGTCGGTCGGCCGCCGAATCCCTCGACCTCGACGCCATCGGCGCCGCCGCCTTCTTGCTCGTCCCCGTCGCCCTCGTTCGTCCACACGACCTCCCCGCCGAACGCCTCGACCGCTCGGCCGGTGGCTCTGGGGTCTGCTGAGTCCAGCGGGCCCGTGACGGTCGTGCCCGCTCCGTAGCCGGCGGCGAGGATCGCCCGGTGAGTGTAGCTCTTCGACGGCGGAGCGCGAGCGCGCCCGGCGATCCGGGACGGAGAGACGTGTACGTCCATGTGCCGGAGATGCGGGCGGTCGGGCAAGTGTGTACCGACCGCGACACCCGTTGCGGCGTGTCTGTGCTGCCGCCGGCCTTGTCGACGACTCACACGGACACACGTATCACACCGTATCAATCAGGCAAAGATAATACAACAGTTGTAGTTAATATTATGATATGGAGGAAACGCACGCAGAACGTCTCCTCGACGAACTGCTCGACCGGGGGCTGGTTCCCGGCGAGCGCATCGAGGAGGTGCAGCGGATCCGCGAGTCCGGGGAGATCTGGGGGGCGCTCGAGTACGCGATGAACGGCGAGATCAGCGAGCGGTGGCGATCGGAGGCGGTCGTCTGACTGTCGACCGTGACGGCCGGACTCGCTTGCTGGCCACGTTCGCGGCTCATCCGTCCCGTTCCTCGCGACGAAAACGACTATCCCGGCGGTCGCCGCATCCTCCGGTATGACACGCACGCTTGACGCCCTCGACGACCGTCTCGCGGCGACGGACGCCGACGCGTACTGTATCGAGGCCGGGAGCGCCGACTCGAATCAGCTGTACCTCTCGGGGTTCGACGCGCCCGACCCGTTCTTCACCGCCTACACTGGCGAGGAACTCGCGGTCCTCACCTCCGGACTCGAGTACGGCCGCGCGAAAAAGGAGTCGCACGCCGACACCGTCGCCCGGCTCTCCACGTACGACTACGCCGAGCGCGCCGCCGAAGCGGGACAGTCCACGGCACTTGCGGGCGTGTACGCCGACTTCCTCGCCGATCTGGGCGTCGAGTCGGCGCTCGTCCCCGAGCGCTTCCCGGTTGGCGTCGCGGACGGGCTTCGTGAGGCCGGGATCGGGGTCGACGTGGACCGTGACGACGTGATCGAGACGGTCCGGGCGACCAAGACCGACGAGGAACTCGACGCCGTCAGGCGTGCGACGGCCGCCAACGAAGCCGCGATGGCCGCCGCCGAGGACCTCATCGCCGCCGCCGAGGTGGCCGACGACGGGACCCTCGTGATCGAGGAGGGGGTTGAGGGCGGAGACGGCGCGGACAGCGAGGAGACCCCGCTCACCAGCGAGCGCGTGAAAGAGGAGATCGAGGTCACCCTCCTCCGACACGGCTGCGCGCTCGACGAGACGATCGTCGCCTGCGGCGCCGACGCCGCCGACCCACACGACCGCGGGTCGGGCCCCCTCGAGGCGGGCGAGAGCGTCATCGTCGACATCTTCCCCCGAGAGAAGGCGAGCAAGTACCACTCGGACATGACCCGCACCTTCTCGAAGGGCGAGGCGAGCGACTCGATCGCCGAGTGGTTCGAGCTGACCGAGGCGGCGCTCTCGGCCGCGCTGGACGCCGTCGAGCCAGGCGCCACCGGCGCCGAGGTGCACGCCGCCGCATGCGACGTGTACGAGGAGGCGGGTCACCCGACGCTCCGGTCGGACCCGGACACCGAGACGGGATTCATTCACTCGACGGGACACGGCGTCGGCCTCGACGTGCACGAACAACCGGGACTCAACTCCCGCGGCGGGGAGTTGGAGCCGGGGCAGGTGGTCACCGTCGAGCCCGGGCTGTACGACCCCGCGGTCGGCGGCGTCCGCATCGAGGACATCGTGATCGTCACCGAGAACGGCTACGAGAACCTCACCGAGGACTATCCCGTGGAGCTGGTGGTAGAGTGAGCGTCCGCGCGCACACCCTGCGAATGAACCGGGGGCCCCGACGCTCAGCCGGGACCCGAGCCGGAAGCGATCCCCGACGAGGATTTGGTCGACGCGGCCCATCGGTCGCCTATGAGCCTGTTCGAGCGGGTCGCCGACGCGTTCCGCGAACCGGGTGCCGGCGACGGGTCGGAGGTCGACATGACTGACTCGGACGACGCTGCCGGTTCGGGAGACGGTCCCGCGGACGAGCCGGCGGAGAACGGCGCGGACGAGCGAACCGACGCCGTCGTCGCCGTCTGCCAGCGGGCCCCCGATGGGATCCGCACTTACACCATCGAGATCGACGCCGAGGCCGCCGATGGCGCCGAGGTCACGGAAGTCACACCCGGCCTGTTGGAGGCGCACTTCGAGGTCGTCGAGGGCGGCGTCGGCGAGGACCACGTCACGGTCCGCGCGGTCGACTTTCGCGGCGAGGCGCGCACGGTCGAGGCGGGGACGCTCGTCGGCGTCCGGTTCGCCGCGCCGGTGGCGCCGGCGAACGTGCGGATGCGGCTGTTGTCGGCGGAGGACCACGGCGGCGACACGCTCCCCTCGGAGTGGTTCCGGATCGCGGCCGTGGAGTAGCGGCCGGGATCACCCCGCCCCCGCGTCCGACCCGCCCCGACCGATACCCTTTCGGTCGCCACCCCGATAGCGGGAGGCATGAAGTTGCTCGTCGTCGGCGCCGGGGAGATGGGCCGGTGGGCCGCGCGGACCCTCCGCCCGGTCAGCGAGCGCGTCGCGCTCGCGGACACGAACCCCCAGACCGCGATGGACGCCGCCGAGGACGTCGTCGACGGCCGGGTCGTCCCGCTCGACACCGACGAGTCGTTCGACTGCGTCGTCCTCGCGGTGCCGATCCCCGTCGTCGCCGACGCCGTCGCGAAGTACGCCGCCAACGCCGCCGACGGCGCGATCGTCGACGTCTCCGGCGTGATGACCGAACCGCTCGCGGCGATGGACGAACATGCGGCGGGCGAGTACGCCAGCTTCCATCCGCTGTTCGCCCCGCCCCGCGGCCCCGGCCGGATCGCGTACGTCCCCGGCGAGGCGGGACCGCTCGTCGAGCGCGTCCGCGAGCGACTGCGGGAGGTCGACAACGAGGTGTTCGAGACGACCGCGGGCGACCACGACGACGCGATGGAGAAGGTTCAGACGGGTGCCCACACGGCCGTTCTCGCGTACGCGCTCGCCGCCGGCGACGTGGACGAGCGCTTCCACACGCCCGTCTCCGAACCGCTGGCCGAGTTGGCTCGCACCGTCACCGAGGGCGAGCCCCGCGTGTACGCCGACATCCGCGAGACGTTCGCCGGCGCCGACGCGGTCGCGGAGGCGGCGCGGGCGCTCTCGGCCGCCGACCGCGACGAGTTCGAGACGCTGTTCGGGCGCGCCGGCGACGCCGTGGGCACCGAGTCGCGCACCGGAGAGGGCGATCCGCCCGGCGACGAGTGAGGACGCCGAGACAGAACCGTTACCCACCCCGACCGAGTAGCCGCCGGCAATGAGTCACTCGCCGCACCCGAGACCACACCCGCGGCCACGGGCGCGTTCGGTCCACGAGCGCGCCCGGACGCCGCGGTCGGCGACGCCCGCGAGGTGGTCGCCGTGAGCGTCGACCGCGAGGCGCTGCGCGACACCGCGAAGTACCTCCGCAACGTCCGCCCGGTCGACCCAGACGAGGTGTACGAGTACCTCCCCGACCGACCGCATCCGGCCGTCGTACGCACCGCCCTCCGCGAGGAGGCGTTCGATCTGGGGCTGTTCGAGCGCGAGGACGGCACCTTCGTCCCTGCGACCGAGGAGCCGGTCGACCCGCCGGGGTGGTCGCCGGAGTCGTTCCCCGACAACCATGCCGAGGCGATCGAGGATCTCCTGTTCGAGCGCTACGGCCTCGACTGGCACGAGGGTGACTCGGGCGACACGCTTCGGGAGACGATCGACCGGCTGAAGGAGGACTACTACCGCGGCAGGCCCGTCGAGTACGACGCCGACGCCGCCCTCGCGTACGCGGTCTACCACCAGCCGGACTTCTACGCCGCCGTCGGCTACGTCCTCGACCGACTCGCCGACCGAGGATTGCTCCCCCGGACGCTCCGCGTGTTCGACGTGGGCGCGGGCACCGGCGGCCCCGCGCTGGGACTCCACGACTACCTCCCCGACGACGCGCTGGTCGACTACCACGCGATCGAGCCGAGCACGAACGCGGACGTGCTCGACGAGCTGCTCGACGACACCCGACCGAACGTCCACACCACGGTCCACCGTGAGACCGCCGAGGCGTTCGACCCGGACGCAGTCGGCGAGGTCGACCTCGTCCTCTTCGGCAACGTCCTCTCGGAGCTGGACGACCCCGAGGCGGTCGCCTCCCGGTATCTCGACGCGCTCGCCGACGACGGCTCCTGTGTCCTGCTTGCGCCGGCGGACCTGAACACCTCGACGGAACTGCGTCGCGTCGAACGCGCGCTGACCCCGCCCGACGGCGACGTGAGCGTGTACGCGCCCGACCTGCGGCTGTGGCCCGGCGACGCCCCCGACGACCGCGGGTGGTCCTTCGAGGAGCGTCCCGACCTCTCGGTTCCCTCGTTCCAGCGGAAGCTCGACGACGCGGCGACGCGCGCGTACGACGAGGAGCCGGGCACCTACGTCAACACGGACGTGAAGTTCTCGTGGGCGATCCTCCGCCCCGATGGGGAGCGACGCCACCCGGTCGTCGCCGGCGCCGAGCGCCACCACCGGATGGCCGACTCCGAGGACCACGTCACCGACCGGGTGAACCTCCTCGCGGTGAAGCTCTCGGACGACCTCGCGCCCGACGACGCGAATCCCCTGTTCAAGGTCGGCGACGGCAGC
This genomic interval carries:
- a CDS encoding iron-containing alcohol dehydrogenase family protein, whose amino-acid sequence is MSALDTPPFAFDYDPGAIHYGRGCIADIGDALDERDREAALVVCGSNVAGNAELMDAVGDGLGDRLAEVFAGTTPDKRLREAARAVERADALGVDAFVPVGGGSSLDVATVASVLRARGLSLDQTREEVVETGGIATPDDPATLTPLFPVPTTLAGADLSVIAGIAAEVDDGTGGTEMVSTGVGGRELIPEALFYDPALFETTPEGVLAGSAMNGFDKAIESLYSRNRTAVTDATATRAVRLLAEGLPEMTDDAAAMDRAVAGVVLAQYGISRPGEMTINAIHAFGHGLRDAFGIQQGLAHAAVAPHALRAMADAGVDLSMLTAAFEVGTVEQAIAEVERVRDALGLPASLSAIDGVDEGGINEAARVAAADSLLSYASDGYDLTEADARAVLEAAF
- a CDS encoding small ribosomal subunit Rsm22 family protein yields the protein MSVDREALRDTAKYLRNVRPVDPDEVYEYLPDRPHPAVVRTALREEAFDLGLFEREDGTFVPATEEPVDPPGWSPESFPDNHAEAIEDLLFERYGLDWHEGDSGDTLRETIDRLKEDYYRGRPVEYDADAALAYAVYHQPDFYAAVGYVLDRLADRGLLPRTLRVFDVGAGTGGPALGLHDYLPDDALVDYHAIEPSTNADVLDELLDDTRPNVHTTVHRETAEAFDPDAVGEVDLVLFGNVLSELDDPEAVASRYLDALADDGSCVLLAPADLNTSTELRRVERALTPPDGDVSVYAPDLRLWPGDAPDDRGWSFEERPDLSVPSFQRKLDDAATRAYDEEPGTYVNTDVKFSWAILRPDGERRHPVVAGAERHHRMADSEDHVTDRVNLLAVKLSDDLAPDDANPLFKVGDGSEQLEHYLVLTGESSLNRDLREAPYGAILSVENVLILWNDDEGAYNLVCGTETVVDTVAA
- a CDS encoding prephenate dehydrogenase/arogenate dehydrogenase family protein; the protein is MKLLVVGAGEMGRWAARTLRPVSERVALADTNPQTAMDAAEDVVDGRVVPLDTDESFDCVVLAVPIPVVADAVAKYAANAADGAIVDVSGVMTEPLAAMDEHAAGEYASFHPLFAPPRGPGRIAYVPGEAGPLVERVRERLREVDNEVFETTAGDHDDAMEKVQTGAHTAVLAYALAAGDVDERFHTPVSEPLAELARTVTEGEPRVYADIRETFAGADAVAEAARALSAADRDEFETLFGRAGDAVGTESRTGEGDPPGDE
- a CDS encoding M24 family metallopeptidase — protein: MTRTLDALDDRLAATDADAYCIEAGSADSNQLYLSGFDAPDPFFTAYTGEELAVLTSGLEYGRAKKESHADTVARLSTYDYAERAAEAGQSTALAGVYADFLADLGVESALVPERFPVGVADGLREAGIGVDVDRDDVIETVRATKTDEELDAVRRATAANEAAMAAAEDLIAAAEVADDGTLVIEEGVEGGDGADSEETPLTSERVKEEIEVTLLRHGCALDETIVACGADAADPHDRGSGPLEAGESVIVDIFPREKASKYHSDMTRTFSKGEASDSIAEWFELTEAALSAALDAVEPGATGAEVHAAACDVYEEAGHPTLRSDPDTETGFIHSTGHGVGLDVHEQPGLNSRGGELEPGQVVTVEPGLYDPAVGGVRIEDIVIVTENGYENLTEDYPVELVVE
- a CDS encoding cytochrome P450, whose protein sequence is MSDTDLSTARPPEAAPGPDGLPVLGSFLENQRDFFAFRDRVAAEYGGVARYRILGQDVFLLTDPDAIQRVLVSENQQYVKGDLFQQQLRPVLGNGLLNSEGDFWRRQRHLIQPAFTPDRIAGYADMMVETTERTSARWDDGEVRDVHRDMMGLTLDIVARALMGVDIRDRTPAIGGALDTVMEQSAGGSLLDLLPASVPTLGREKLREAVASLDRIVDELVDEKRRALREGEIAPDADVVSALLTAEDEDGEQMAAEQVRDEVKTLLLAGHETTALSLTFTLHLLARHPDIEQRLLDELEAELGDEPAGFDTVRDLEYLDQVVTESMRLLPPVHGILREPTEDVELGGYRIPEGTPVAISQWVVHRDPAHYDDPLAFRPERWTDEMERELHPLAYFPFSSGPRRCVGDRFALLETKLILATLLRRFAFEVVDPVDLEANLQASITTRPTQPVRMRIHER
- the aroA gene encoding 3-phosphoshikimate 1-carboxyvinyltransferase, translating into MDVHVSPSRIAGRARAPPSKSYTHRAILAAGYGAGTTVTGPLDSADPRATGRAVEAFGGEVVWTNEGDGDEQEGGGADGVEVEGFGGRPTTPDDVIDCANSGTTMRLVTAAAGLTDGLAILTGDESLRSRPQGPLLDAVESLGGRAESTRRNGRAPLVVGDAMAGGTVAIPGDVSSQFVTALLMAGAVTDEGIEIDLETELKSAPYVEITREVLADFGVDTERTETGFRVPGGQSYEADEYAVPGDFSSMSYLLAAGAVAAAEGEAVVVGGARPSAQGDSAIVDILDRMGADIDWDEDAGEIAVRASSLSGVEVDVGDTPDLLPTIAVLGAVADGETRIVNAEHVRYKETDRVAAMAESLERLGAEVTEKRDSLTVHGGDSTLGGATVHGRGDHRLVMALTVAGLVADGETTVTGAEHVDVSFPGFFEAMADLGAAVSTE